Proteins encoded within one genomic window of Equus caballus isolate H_3958 breed thoroughbred chromosome 20, TB-T2T, whole genome shotgun sequence:
- the OR2B3C gene encoding olfactory receptor family 2 subfamily B member 3C (The RefSeq protein has 3 substitutions compared to this genomic sequence) has product MNWANESSPKEFILLGFSDRPWLQMPLLVLLLISYTITIFGNVSIMMVCILDPKLHTPMCFFLTNLSILDLCYTTSTVPHMLINICRNKKTISYGGCVAQLIIFLALGATECLLLAVMSFDRYVAICRPLHYVVIMNHWFCLRMVSFSWLIGFSNSVLQSSLTLNMPLCGHQEVDHFFCEVPALLKLSCADTKPIEAELFFFSVLILLIPVTLILISYGFIAQAVLRIRSAEGRKKAFGTCGSHMVVVSLFFGTGIYMYLQPPSSTSKDWGKMVSLFYGIITPMLNPLIYSLRNKDMKEAFKRVMCITFFYKK; this is encoded by the coding sequence ATGAATTGGGCAAATGAGAGCTCCCCAAAAGAGTTTATACTACTTGGCTTTTCAGACAGGCCTTGGTTACAAATGCCCCTTCTTGTGCTCCTATTAGTATCATACACAATCACCATCTTTGGCAATGTGTCCATCATGATGGTGTGCATTCTGGATCCCAAACTTcatacacccatgtacttctttctcacTAATCTCTCCATCTTAGATCTCTGTTATACCACAAGCACAGTCCCTCATATGTTGATAAACATTTGTCGCAACAAAAAGACCATCAGCTATGGTGGCTGTGTGGCTCAACTCATCATCTTCCTGGCCCTGGGTGCTACTGAGTGTCTCCTTCTGGCTGTTATGTCCTTTGACAGATACGTGGCTATTTGCAGACCCCTCCACTATGTAGTCATCATGAATCATTGGTTCTGTTTAAGAATGGTATCCTTCTCATGGCTCATTGGCTTCAGTAATTCAGTGTTGCAGTCTTCCTTGACCCTTAACATGCCACGCTGTGGTCATCAAGAAGTGGACCACTTTTTCTGTGAGGTTCCTGCTCTTCTCAAATTGTCATGTGCTGACACAAAGCCTATTGAGGCTGAACTCTTTTTCTTTAGTGTATTAATTCTGCTAATTCCTGTGACTTTGATCCTCATCTCCTATGGCTTCATAGCTCAAGCAGTACTGAGAATCAGGTCAGCTGAAGGACGAAAAAAAGCTTTTGGAACATGTGGGTCCCACATGGTTGTGGTGTCTCTCTTTTTTGGAACAGGCATCTACATGTATCTACAACCACCTTCATCTACCTCTAAAGACTGGGGAAAGATGGTTTCCCTCTTCTACGGGATCATCACACCCATGTTGAACCCTCTCATCTATAGCCTTAGAAATAAAGATATGAAGGAGGCCTTCAAGAGAGTGATGTGCATCACCTTTTTCTATAAGAAATGA